A stretch of the Deltaproteobacteria bacterium genome encodes the following:
- a CDS encoding CBS domain-containing protein, whose protein sequence is MREQTVGDLALPLKNFQEVLHSDSLRHAAHALRANHGLPLVVMRHGAAVGVVTERELILRGLQAEGAGLSVSLHVSDVMAPVHVTITEDTTLAEVLEAFAGGVPALPMMRQGQVVGVIRAQDLVRLLAPNEAQPGILDRATTETKVALSSPIWQELLYMLAEAGI, encoded by the coding sequence ATGCGTGAGCAAACAGTTGGTGATCTTGCCCTGCCGTTAAAGAACTTTCAGGAAGTGCTGCACTCAGACTCTCTGCGTCATGCGGCCCATGCCTTACGTGCCAATCATGGTTTGCCTTTGGTTGTCATGCGTCATGGTGCAGCGGTCGGTGTCGTCACCGAGCGTGAGCTGATTCTGCGGGGCTTGCAGGCAGAGGGGGCGGGCCTCAGTGTTAGTCTCCATGTATCCGATGTGATGGCTCCAGTGCACGTGACGATTACCGAGGACACGACATTGGCCGAGGTTTTAGAAGCATTCGCTGGTGGTGTCCCAGCCTTGCCCATGATGCGTCAAGGTCAAGTAGTCGGTGTGATTAGAGCCCAAGATCTAGTGCGGTTGCTGGCGCCTAATGAGGCGCAGCCAGGGATCTTAGATCGTGCTACCACCGAGACAAAGGTTGCTCTGAGCTCCCCCATTTGGCAGGAGCTTTTGTATATGCTGGCCGAGGCTGGTATCTGA
- a CDS encoding response regulator, giving the protein MKAYIISRDKMSSEVLERVLNEDDFVGIKTLPPTTESVQSLRDADVATVLFWDLDAKESPNLVKSCPVHVSVVFFGSHESIKAVGDGVRYALRKPFSKLQVRQVLQSSLLAGVKLHAKSQKNPDEQSADSIKKRWQTGLASINVRRNELIQMLKATPEQLRVLVQKRGSDLAGENRKLPAAAFPMSHALVVDPSEQNLRQMLHSFAAKCVLQADTSADGMAGWQQLQDGHYDVLVLRWESPELNGLSFYNKLRTNERFRYLPVVVLSSKVQTQDFRLLDEDLAVSLLPLPISDKALSGALSQVVSNAVLSREFINDLTKVIVDIQSVSDAAGKEILLPKGQAYDQVVANALKLVGDRLLDEHNFEGAEWAYSAAWRLGDRRLSLVTGYGKACLYQGRSDDALKLISVADAIAPKSVERLCLLGEIELGRRHYGDAKLQFGKALVIDPDSRRAEAGIKVAEALESFEKSGEAKAPTDNFAAYLNMIGITLSRAGKTTDAASYYEAAMNFVHKPDQQAKLWFNLGICYLRARRPGDAKVALEHAIKLSDGKMTKAQKFLAIASEATAKGSVASDAAFDFEVI; this is encoded by the coding sequence ATGAAGGCCTACATCATTTCGCGCGATAAGATGTCATCCGAGGTGCTTGAGCGAGTCCTGAACGAGGATGATTTCGTCGGTATTAAGACGCTACCTCCAACCACCGAATCCGTACAGTCCTTGCGCGATGCCGATGTTGCTACCGTTCTATTTTGGGATTTGGATGCCAAGGAGTCACCGAATCTAGTCAAGTCCTGTCCGGTACACGTGTCCGTGGTGTTTTTTGGGTCCCATGAGAGCATCAAAGCGGTTGGTGACGGTGTCCGCTATGCGCTGCGCAAGCCGTTTTCCAAACTTCAGGTGCGCCAGGTGCTACAGAGCTCCTTATTAGCAGGAGTCAAGCTTCACGCCAAATCTCAAAAGAATCCCGATGAACAGAGCGCCGACAGTATCAAAAAACGATGGCAAACAGGGCTCGCATCGATCAATGTGCGGCGCAATGAGCTTATCCAAATGCTCAAGGCGACGCCTGAGCAGTTGCGTGTACTCGTGCAAAAGCGCGGTAGCGATCTGGCGGGAGAAAACCGCAAACTGCCGGCTGCTGCCTTCCCGATGAGTCATGCCCTAGTGGTTGATCCGAGCGAGCAAAATCTGCGGCAAATGCTCCATAGCTTTGCCGCTAAATGTGTCCTGCAGGCTGACACTTCAGCGGATGGGATGGCGGGGTGGCAGCAACTTCAAGATGGTCATTACGATGTATTAGTGCTGCGATGGGAGTCGCCTGAATTAAACGGGCTGTCGTTTTACAACAAACTCCGCACCAACGAACGGTTTCGCTACCTACCCGTGGTAGTCTTGTCGTCCAAAGTTCAAACTCAGGATTTTCGCCTACTCGACGAGGATCTGGCCGTATCGCTATTACCGCTCCCGATCTCTGATAAAGCTCTGAGTGGTGCTCTTAGCCAGGTGGTCAGTAATGCTGTGCTTAGTCGCGAGTTTATCAACGATCTGACCAAAGTCATTGTCGATATCCAAAGTGTTTCTGATGCAGCCGGCAAAGAGATATTACTGCCCAAGGGTCAGGCTTATGACCAGGTCGTAGCCAACGCACTGAAGCTGGTGGGCGATCGGCTACTCGATGAGCACAATTTTGAGGGTGCTGAGTGGGCTTACTCGGCGGCGTGGCGTCTCGGTGATAGACGGCTTTCGCTGGTGACTGGCTACGGTAAGGCCTGCCTTTATCAAGGTAGAAGTGATGATGCTTTGAAGCTGATATCAGTAGCAGATGCAATTGCTCCAAAGTCAGTGGAGCGTCTGTGTCTACTCGGTGAGATTGAGCTTGGACGCCGCCACTACGGTGATGCGAAGCTGCAGTTTGGTAAGGCCCTTGTGATTGATCCTGACTCGAGACGTGCCGAAGCTGGTATCAAAGTGGCGGAGGCTCTGGAGAGTTTCGAGAAAAGTGGCGAAGCTAAAGCACCGACAGATAATTTTGCCGCCTATCTAAACATGATCGGAATCACGCTGTCGCGCGCCGGCAAAACAACGGATGCTGCAAGTTATTACGAAGCAGCCATGAATTTTGTCCACAAACCTGACCAACAGGCTAAGTTGTGGTTCAATTTAGGGATCTGTTACCTGAGGGCGCGTCGCCCTGGTGACGCCAAGGTAGCCCTTGAGCATGCCATCAAGCTATCTGACGGTAAGATGACCAAAGCGCAGAAATTCTTGGCTATTGCGAGTGAGGCGACGGCCAAAGGGTCCGTCGCTAGCGATGCGGCATTTGATTTCGAAGTGATTTGA
- a CDS encoding outer membrane lipoprotein-sorting protein — translation MKLRYWFLGLAFSNLSTPVALAIADQEVRELVKLVDTRQRNVGDYASVVFIDQKTKDGATKAFEARVYRRDADEKLMILFTKPKAEAGKGYLRLEKNLFLYEPALGKWERQTERASIAGTNSRRDDFDQSRLADEYDAAFVADENLGKFKVYHLKLNAKPGIDVASPIVELWIDQNEKNVMKRQEFALSGKLLRTSYYPSWQKMFSKSKGAEVYMPKEIRVFDEVDKGNATTVALREVKLEPLDANMFTKAWLESQSR, via the coding sequence ATGAAGCTACGGTATTGGTTCCTAGGCTTAGCATTCTCCAACCTCTCAACCCCGGTGGCTCTGGCTATTGCTGACCAAGAGGTGCGCGAGCTTGTAAAACTTGTCGACACGCGGCAGCGTAACGTCGGTGACTACGCCTCCGTGGTGTTTATCGATCAGAAGACCAAAGACGGCGCTACCAAGGCATTCGAGGCCCGCGTCTACAGGCGGGATGCTGATGAGAAGCTGATGATCCTCTTTACCAAGCCTAAAGCTGAAGCTGGTAAGGGCTATCTACGACTCGAGAAGAACTTATTTTTGTATGAGCCAGCACTCGGAAAATGGGAGCGTCAGACGGAGCGTGCTTCGATCGCTGGGACCAATAGCCGTCGCGACGACTTTGACCAATCGCGTTTAGCTGACGAATACGATGCTGCGTTCGTGGCTGACGAAAATCTCGGCAAGTTCAAAGTATATCATCTCAAGCTCAATGCTAAGCCTGGCATCGATGTTGCTAGTCCTATAGTCGAGCTCTGGATTGATCAGAACGAAAAAAACGTTATGAAAAGGCAGGAGTTTGCCTTGTCAGGCAAGTTACTGCGTACCAGCTATTACCCCAGCTGGCAAAAGATGTTTAGTAAGTCCAAGGGGGCAGAAGTCTACATGCCCAAAGAGATTCGTGTATTTGACGAAGTAGACAAAGGTAATGCGACTACTGTCGCCTTGCGCGAGGTTAAGTTGGAGCCACTGGACGCCAATATGTTTACCAAGGCCTGGCTCGAGTCGCAGAGTCGTTAA
- a CDS encoding ABC transporter permease, which yields MVTIFRIAFRNLLQARRRTLLLGLAIALVAALFLTLRVVSGSVAERMIESATTLSAGHVNIGGFFKARKKGSDPLISDRAGVKEAVRKSVPEATTVIDRHRGWGRLVGPQSSFNVGVSGIEYADETRFFQALQLAPESSYKEGGRDQPLGNFTDLQKPNTVLIFAAQAKKLGVTIGDNITMVVEGAKANTVDLTVVAIAADIGFMSNWNIFVPRRTVLDLYRIQDNSTGVVMVYLPDPDRATAVMERLRQDLTKSGFTVMDHDPRPFFFKFDKVSGEDWLGQRLDLTIWSDEISFVLWVTRALDLVSFFVVAILAMIIVGGIVNAMWMAVRERTKEIGTMRAIGAPKTLIVEMFVAEACLLGVMAATIGACLGVGGILLVNVLKIPVTSEGVRLFLMTNTLKFSVHATQFLSTLILFAAVTGFASLYPALKAAGLRPVEALMSGK from the coding sequence ATGGTGACGATCTTTAGGATCGCCTTCCGTAACCTGCTGCAGGCTCGTCGGAGAACACTTTTGCTGGGGTTGGCGATTGCGTTAGTGGCAGCTCTTTTTCTCACACTGCGCGTGGTATCGGGTTCGGTCGCTGAGCGGATGATTGAATCGGCGACCACACTCTCTGCCGGTCACGTTAATATAGGTGGCTTTTTCAAAGCGCGTAAGAAGGGTTCTGACCCCCTTATCAGCGACAGGGCTGGGGTAAAAGAAGCCGTGCGTAAGTCGGTTCCTGAGGCAACCACGGTTATCGACCGTCATCGTGGATGGGGTAGGTTGGTCGGGCCGCAATCGTCATTTAATGTAGGCGTCAGCGGGATCGAGTACGCCGATGAGACCCGCTTTTTTCAAGCGCTGCAACTGGCACCTGAATCATCTTATAAAGAGGGTGGCAGGGATCAACCTCTCGGTAATTTTACTGACCTTCAGAAACCCAATACAGTCCTAATATTTGCTGCTCAGGCCAAAAAGCTAGGTGTCACCATTGGCGACAACATCACCATGGTGGTGGAAGGAGCAAAGGCTAATACCGTTGATTTAACGGTGGTGGCCATCGCAGCCGATATCGGATTTATGAGTAATTGGAATATATTTGTCCCGCGGCGCACCGTGCTTGATCTTTATCGCATTCAGGACAACAGCACCGGGGTCGTTATGGTCTACTTACCAGACCCAGATCGCGCCACAGCCGTGATGGAGCGGCTGCGCCAGGATCTTACTAAATCCGGGTTCACCGTGATGGATCATGATCCTCGGCCGTTTTTCTTTAAGTTTGATAAAGTCTCCGGCGAAGATTGGCTCGGTCAGCGCCTTGATCTAACAATCTGGAGTGATGAAATTTCTTTTGTGCTTTGGGTGACGCGGGCCCTCGATCTTGTCTCGTTTTTTGTCGTCGCCATTCTCGCGATGATCATAGTCGGAGGCATCGTCAACGCGATGTGGATGGCGGTGAGGGAGCGGACCAAAGAGATTGGCACGATGCGTGCCATTGGCGCGCCAAAGACCCTGATCGTGGAGATGTTTGTGGCTGAGGCTTGCCTACTCGGCGTGATGGCAGCGACGATAGGTGCGTGCTTAGGTGTCGGTGGTATTTTGTTGGTAAATGTGCTGAAAATACCTGTCACTAGCGAGGGCGTTCGTCTCTTTTTGATGACCAATACGCTTAAATTTTCAGTCCATGCGACTCAGTTTTTATCGACTCTCATTCTGTTTGCTGCTGTGACGGGCTTTGCTTCGTTATATCCTGCGCTGAAAGCTGCCGGACTACGTCCCGTAGAGGCATTGATGAGTGGCAAGTAG
- a CDS encoding DUF2279 domain-containing protein, translated as MFKRPNTPPVIVTALLAILLIICPARADAELLHQPDHIADLYVFGLGLGLGVGGAISWKYQENYTGKFTVLREGWFGPDTYAGGADKIGHAYTDYVLLRVIDQIYEDHGFDPKTALLRAFVATTAIRSLMEVADGYTTFKYAPEDLIANVVGALVSASLLKYPAVDEAFGFSWTYLPSREKLDGKVDWPSIDNDYNGSVYHLDARLKGVRRLFNITNSETLDRYILSLNYMTRGYDRERPLKQRIIGLSLGMNASEILDATINKDGSMRVASSLLRYFKLPFTFGGLTYDLDQHKYGVRFGLNYFY; from the coding sequence ATGTTTAAGAGACCAAATACGCCTCCAGTTATTGTAACCGCCCTGCTCGCGATCCTCTTGATCATTTGCCCTGCGCGCGCTGACGCTGAGCTCTTGCATCAACCAGACCACATAGCGGATCTTTACGTGTTTGGGCTGGGACTTGGACTCGGTGTTGGTGGCGCGATTTCCTGGAAGTATCAGGAAAACTACACCGGTAAATTTACGGTGCTGCGCGAGGGCTGGTTTGGACCAGACACCTACGCTGGAGGCGCTGACAAAATTGGTCATGCCTACACGGACTATGTGCTCCTGCGTGTGATTGACCAGATTTACGAGGATCACGGCTTTGATCCTAAAACGGCGCTTTTGAGGGCATTCGTGGCGACGACCGCGATCAGATCGCTCATGGAGGTGGCTGATGGCTACACCACCTTTAAGTATGCGCCGGAGGACCTCATCGCCAATGTTGTGGGAGCCCTGGTCAGCGCCTCCCTCCTCAAATATCCGGCCGTAGATGAGGCCTTTGGCTTTAGTTGGACCTACCTGCCGTCGCGGGAAAAACTGGATGGCAAGGTCGACTGGCCCTCGATTGATAATGACTATAATGGCTCCGTGTATCACTTAGACGCGCGCCTCAAAGGTGTGCGACGCCTCTTTAACATCACCAACAGCGAGACCCTAGACCGATACATCCTAAGCCTAAATTACATGACGCGTGGCTACGACCGCGAGCGGCCACTTAAACAACGCATCATCGGCCTTAGCTTAGGAATGAATGCCTCAGAGATCCTGGACGCCACCATCAACAAAGATGGCAGTATGCGCGTAGCATCATCGCTGCTTAGATACTTCAAACTGCCATTTACCTTTGGCGGTTTGACCTACGATCTTGATCAACATAAATACGGCGTTCGGTTTGGACTCAACTATTTTTATTAG
- a CDS encoding M20/M25/M40 family metallo-hydrolase — protein MKNHYFYLALAVFFASHCGQQGGQRFVRSDLRHILRITDGAASAATTIWSGHGMSLTANEQNQEPNEFKRWAQDRKLVIVNLPESGALSNSLAASESTLAYAPPSAVDAGFALIEILNQEQETKLAEAAHAGAHGCGMLQRLRLLDNYAPPSSFIAPVFIESVKRQAVADFVAVNVTTVKSSLQASIQALEGLGTRFHTTASGLNAPVAIKGMFEAAAASRISGLSVRLIPHAGSSQNSVIVTIPGRDDPQASGPVVIIGAHLDSINSGGEQSPAPGADDDASGIATLIEIVRRIAASGAQFQRTIELHAYGAEEVGLIGSSEIAESYQKAQRQVVAMMQYDMDAWASDPASDTIYLVTNATRAVLRRSLKTLINSYMGGNVVEGTLKAGQSDHVSWTASGFNAVFPFENPINYNLALHSTRDTTETLNNLNLSVRFVQSGLVLLAHHAGLTSAESGYETDLKAMRSSLAKDLFLAVNNGSKSDQYNLFVAGGSAIKTIELCETHQAGTMTCFKESLGSNSGTTKAARTIFNIGKDIIIRNGIHLSVFGYDANERLVAQRSVRLDKK, from the coding sequence ATGAAAAACCACTACTTTTACCTCGCTCTTGCCGTTTTTTTTGCTTCGCATTGTGGGCAACAAGGTGGTCAGAGGTTTGTGCGCTCAGATTTGCGCCATATACTCCGGATTACAGACGGCGCTGCGTCAGCTGCCACCACCATTTGGTCGGGCCACGGCATGTCTCTCACCGCTAATGAACAAAACCAAGAACCCAATGAATTCAAAAGATGGGCGCAGGACCGTAAATTAGTGATCGTAAATCTGCCCGAAAGTGGCGCCCTTTCAAACTCTTTGGCAGCATCAGAAAGCACTCTTGCCTATGCTCCTCCTTCCGCAGTTGATGCGGGATTTGCCTTGATTGAGATTTTAAATCAGGAGCAAGAGACTAAACTTGCCGAAGCCGCTCATGCTGGAGCCCACGGCTGCGGCATGCTACAGCGCCTGAGGCTACTTGATAATTATGCGCCACCTAGCTCCTTCATAGCCCCGGTGTTTATCGAATCTGTAAAACGACAAGCGGTTGCAGATTTCGTCGCCGTCAATGTAACCACCGTCAAAAGTTCCTTACAGGCATCCATCCAGGCACTTGAGGGCCTAGGCACTCGATTCCATACAACGGCAAGTGGTTTAAACGCTCCGGTCGCGATCAAAGGTATGTTTGAAGCAGCGGCTGCCAGTCGCATCAGTGGTCTCAGCGTCCGCCTGATCCCGCATGCCGGAAGTAGCCAAAATTCCGTCATCGTAACCATCCCTGGCAGGGATGATCCGCAGGCATCTGGACCGGTAGTCATCATTGGCGCTCATCTCGATAGTATCAATAGCGGTGGCGAACAAAGTCCAGCACCGGGTGCCGACGATGACGCTAGCGGCATCGCGACTCTCATCGAAATTGTACGGCGGATCGCCGCCAGTGGAGCTCAGTTTCAACGCACGATTGAGCTTCACGCCTATGGCGCAGAAGAAGTAGGACTCATCGGTAGCTCGGAAATTGCTGAAAGCTACCAAAAGGCGCAGCGCCAGGTTGTAGCGATGATGCAGTACGACATGGACGCTTGGGCCAGCGATCCAGCATCCGATACGATTTACCTCGTAACTAACGCGACGAGAGCAGTGCTTAGGCGTTCACTCAAGACTCTAATTAATTCTTATATGGGTGGTAATGTGGTCGAGGGCACCCTGAAGGCTGGACAGTCCGATCATGTGTCGTGGACTGCCTCCGGTTTCAATGCCGTATTTCCATTCGAAAACCCCATAAACTACAACCTGGCACTCCATAGCACGCGGGATACCACAGAGACGCTTAACAACCTGAATCTTTCCGTTAGATTTGTCCAAAGTGGACTAGTGCTGCTGGCCCACCATGCGGGTCTCACATCAGCTGAGTCTGGCTACGAAACTGACCTTAAGGCAATGCGCAGTTCACTTGCCAAGGATCTATTCCTGGCCGTCAATAATGGCAGCAAATCCGATCAGTATAACTTGTTCGTGGCGGGTGGATCGGCGATCAAGACGATCGAGCTCTGCGAAACCCATCAAGCAGGTACGATGACCTGTTTTAAAGAGTCGCTAGGAAGTAACTCCGGCACTACCAAGGCTGCTCGTACAATCTTTAATATCGGCAAAGATATAATCATCCGCAACGGCATTCACCTTTCCGTTTTCGGCTACGATGCCAATGAGCGTTTAGTGGCGCAGCGCTCAGTGAGACTGGATAAAAAGTAG
- a CDS encoding sulfite exporter TauE/SafE family protein, whose protein sequence is MVILPSTYAVILPAVFLAGVVDAIAGGGGLLSVPAYLAAGVPPHLALGTNKFSACFGTALATARYLKHGMVDLRVALPSAACAVLGAMIGTRTVLTVDPAFLRYVLLVAIPFVAFITLQKSRIGLEQATQQVTGHVRWFWILCGGLLVGFYDGFFGPGTGSFLILLFAWALKYDFARANGNTKVVNLATNMAALAMFTLHGEVSLALGVPAALCGIAGNWIGSKLVILRGNAIIRPMFLIGLAILLAKIGYDLLACCPA, encoded by the coding sequence ATGGTTATCTTACCCAGCACCTACGCTGTCATCTTGCCCGCCGTTTTCTTAGCGGGTGTGGTCGACGCTATTGCCGGTGGCGGCGGACTTTTATCGGTGCCGGCCTATTTGGCTGCCGGTGTACCGCCGCATCTGGCACTCGGCACAAATAAGTTCTCAGCCTGTTTTGGCACGGCTCTAGCAACCGCACGGTACCTAAAACATGGCATGGTGGATTTGCGAGTGGCCCTGCCGAGCGCAGCTTGTGCCGTCTTAGGTGCCATGATTGGTACGCGTACGGTGCTCACGGTTGACCCCGCATTCCTGCGCTACGTCTTACTCGTCGCCATACCTTTCGTTGCCTTTATCACACTGCAAAAATCGCGTATCGGACTAGAGCAGGCCACACAACAGGTTACGGGCCATGTCCGCTGGTTTTGGATCTTGTGCGGCGGACTTTTGGTTGGTTTTTATGATGGGTTTTTTGGCCCCGGTACCGGCAGTTTTCTGATTCTCTTATTCGCTTGGGCGCTCAAGTATGATTTCGCGCGGGCTAACGGCAACACCAAGGTCGTAAACCTTGCGACCAATATGGCGGCCCTCGCCATGTTTACTCTTCATGGCGAGGTTAGTTTAGCGCTCGGGGTTCCAGCGGCATTGTGCGGCATTGCTGGCAACTGGATTGGCTCTAAGCTCGTAATTCTGCGCGGCAACGCCATCATCCGTCCGATGTTTCTGATTGGGCTTGCGATCCTTCTAGCTAAGATCGGATACGATCTACTTGCCTGTTGCCCAGCCTGA